A genome region from Deltaproteobacteria bacterium includes the following:
- a CDS encoding TRAP transporter large permease subunit, translated as MSPGALGLTAVLSLLAIIFILRIPVGFAMALVGFLGCWKMLGWQPAVSMLGSETWGVFNSYGLTVIPLFILMGQICF; from the coding sequence ATGAGCCCCGGCGCCCTGGGCCTGACCGCAGTCCTGTCCCTTCTGGCCATCATCTTCATCCTCAGGATTCCGGTCGGCTTCGCCATGGCCCTGGTGGGCTTTCTCGGATGCTGGAAGATGCTCGGCTGGCAGCCGGCTGTGAGTATGCTGGGCAGCGAGACCTGGGGGGTCTTCAACTCCTACGGTCTGACCGTCATCCCCCTCTTCATTCTCATGGGCCAAATCTGCTTC